A single region of the Hyphomonas adhaerens MHS-3 genome encodes:
- a CDS encoding FAD-binding domain-containing protein, with product MFYFCSMKNVHLVWFRRDLRVHDHAALAAAVASGAPVLPLYIFERDSWALPEHSRRQFDFLMDSLTELDEALTERGARLIVRKGDALDVLADLHRRHGIEAIHMYEETGLPWTRARDRAVRRWAVQAGISLREQSQPGILRGLKGHDDWTSRWAEALNAPRIKAPESIRAATQAAGPWPIAEDFCLGPDDCAGRQTGGRTAGVELLRSFLAGRGRRYQQDADRPAISETTGSRLSPHLAFGTVSVREAWQAAARARAAYVQDGDTTFAASLTDFLERLEWRARSIQSFEDRPLPQTGSGEDFRPEAAADDPRLAAWIDGRTGFPLIDACMRALRETGWLNFRMRAMLIGFASCQLWMDWRLPAERLGALFTDFEPGIHYPQVIAQAGLRGRRMPVVRNPVRLSQQLDPDGVFIRRWVPELAALPDAYLHAPWDAPKAELARAGVIFGQTYPMRMVDHAAAAREARERIARVRHPGRPLQKRPEPKQPAPKAAPRPSRRSEAKQADLPFRSRRPNGIRRPARGPVQLSFDLGQPPSVPESQSV from the coding sequence ATGTTCTATTTTTGTTCCATGAAGAACGTCCATCTTGTCTGGTTCCGGCGCGACCTGAGGGTGCATGACCATGCAGCCCTCGCCGCGGCTGTGGCCAGCGGGGCACCGGTGCTGCCGCTCTATATCTTTGAACGGGATTCCTGGGCCCTGCCGGAGCATTCGCGCCGGCAGTTCGACTTCCTGATGGACTCCCTTACCGAGCTGGACGAAGCGCTCACGGAACGCGGCGCGCGCCTGATCGTCCGCAAGGGCGATGCGCTGGACGTTCTGGCGGACCTGCACCGCCGGCACGGCATCGAAGCGATCCATATGTATGAGGAAACCGGCCTGCCCTGGACACGGGCACGCGACCGGGCCGTCCGCCGCTGGGCCGTCCAGGCCGGGATCTCGCTGCGCGAACAGTCCCAGCCTGGCATTCTCCGCGGCCTGAAAGGCCATGATGACTGGACCAGCCGCTGGGCCGAGGCGCTGAACGCGCCCCGTATCAAGGCGCCGGAATCGATCCGGGCCGCAACACAGGCCGCAGGCCCCTGGCCCATCGCGGAAGATTTCTGTCTCGGTCCGGACGACTGCGCCGGGCGCCAGACAGGCGGACGCACCGCCGGGGTGGAATTGCTGAGAAGTTTCCTCGCCGGACGCGGCCGCCGGTACCAGCAGGATGCGGACCGGCCCGCAATCTCAGAGACCACCGGCTCGCGCCTGTCCCCGCACCTGGCCTTCGGAACCGTCTCCGTCCGCGAAGCCTGGCAGGCGGCGGCCCGCGCCCGCGCGGCTTATGTGCAGGATGGCGACACAACGTTCGCCGCGTCGCTCACGGACTTCCTTGAGCGTCTGGAGTGGCGGGCCCGCTCGATCCAGTCCTTCGAGGACCGCCCCCTGCCCCAGACCGGCAGCGGCGAGGATTTCCGCCCCGAAGCGGCAGCGGACGACCCGCGCCTCGCGGCATGGATCGATGGGCGGACCGGCTTCCCGCTGATCGATGCCTGCATGCGGGCGCTGCGCGAGACCGGCTGGCTGAATTTCCGTATGCGGGCCATGCTGATCGGGTTCGCCTCCTGTCAGCTCTGGATGGACTGGCGCCTTCCGGCCGAACGGCTGGGCGCCCTGTTCACCGATTTCGAGCCGGGCATTCACTATCCGCAGGTCATCGCCCAGGCGGGCCTGCGGGGCCGGCGCATGCCTGTCGTCCGCAACCCGGTCCGCCTGTCGCAGCAGCTTGACCCGGACGGCGTCTTCATCCGGCGCTGGGTGCCGGAACTGGCGGCCTTGCCCGACGCCTACCTCCACGCACCGTGGGACGCGCCGAAAGCCGAGCTTGCCCGGGCAGGCGTGATTTTCGGCCAGACCTATCCGATGCGCATGGTCGATCATGCCGCCGCCGCACGCGAGGCCCGCGAGCGCATCGCCCGCGTGCGCCATCCGGGACGGCCCCTACAAAAGCGGCCTGAACCAAAACAGCCTGCGCCAAAGGCGGCGCCGCGCCCATCCCGGCGGTCTGAGGCGAAGCAGGCCGACCTGCCCTTCC
- a CDS encoding glycosyltransferase family 2 protein, with product MGGMGFSGDIGRAQARAPLRCPRPDIRLALESAHRLDRQAPGLSARQTFSPGQRATVTGLLKLLGVMALLVPELPGLLIMLLVPPVFVAIILFRLFLLAVALRLNREDPQDDGAATPLLPVYTVLVALKDETAVVPQLAQALSALDYPQDRIDLKLLVEEADVRTQTAVRAQSWPNGAELLIVPAGQPQTKPRALNYGLDSARGTYVVVYDAEDRPHPSQLKSAVRAFNAHSTELACVQAPLVGVPAKGGWLARQWAQEYAIQFSLLVPALARLGLPVALGGTSNHFRRTSLVAAGGWDAWNVTEDADLGLRLARLGHRVGAIRSPTLEAPPERGRDWRAQRSRWLKGYMQTWCVLMRGDGEIPGLAPAAFLSVQMTLGAAILSAMVHGPWAVWCAACLCLPGLSLGVFGLSALCLSLFTGVVSASVAPGRWNRHRVFVILTLPLYWPLQTLAMVRALWSLSRTPHYWAKTPHI from the coding sequence ATGGGTGGTATGGGGTTCAGCGGCGATATCGGCCGTGCGCAGGCGCGCGCGCCATTGCGGTGTCCGCGGCCGGACATCCGCCTCGCACTGGAATCCGCTCACAGGCTGGACCGTCAGGCGCCGGGCCTTTCCGCCCGCCAGACATTCAGCCCGGGGCAGCGGGCCACCGTCACCGGCCTGCTGAAACTCCTCGGGGTCATGGCCCTGCTTGTGCCCGAACTGCCCGGCCTTTTGATCATGCTGCTTGTTCCGCCGGTTTTCGTGGCGATCATCCTGTTCCGCCTTTTCCTGCTGGCCGTTGCCCTCCGGCTGAACCGGGAAGACCCGCAGGACGATGGCGCAGCGACGCCCTTGTTGCCGGTCTACACGGTACTTGTCGCGCTGAAGGACGAGACCGCCGTCGTGCCCCAGCTGGCGCAGGCCCTGTCCGCGCTGGACTATCCGCAGGACCGGATCGACCTGAAGCTGCTGGTCGAGGAAGCGGACGTCCGCACGCAAACGGCCGTCCGGGCCCAGTCCTGGCCAAACGGTGCGGAATTGCTGATCGTCCCGGCTGGCCAGCCGCAGACCAAGCCGCGCGCCCTCAATTACGGGCTGGACAGTGCAAGGGGCACTTATGTCGTCGTTTACGATGCCGAAGACCGGCCGCATCCGAGCCAGCTGAAATCGGCGGTCCGCGCCTTCAATGCGCACAGCACGGAGCTGGCCTGCGTTCAGGCGCCGCTGGTCGGCGTGCCGGCGAAGGGCGGCTGGCTCGCCCGGCAATGGGCGCAGGAATATGCGATCCAGTTCAGCCTGCTCGTGCCGGCACTGGCCCGGCTCGGCCTGCCTGTGGCGCTCGGCGGCACCAGCAATCACTTCCGCCGCACATCGCTGGTTGCCGCAGGCGGCTGGGATGCCTGGAACGTGACCGAAGATGCAGACCTCGGCCTGCGCCTGGCGCGGCTCGGCCACCGGGTCGGCGCAATCCGGTCTCCGACGCTGGAAGCGCCGCCGGAGCGGGGCAGGGACTGGCGTGCCCAGCGGTCGCGCTGGCTGAAAGGCTACATGCAGACCTGGTGTGTGCTGATGCGCGGGGACGGCGAAATTCCGGGCCTGGCGCCTGCCGCCTTCCTGTCTGTCCAGATGACGCTCGGGGCCGCGATCCTGTCTGCAATGGTTCACGGCCCCTGGGCGGTCTGGTGTGCGGCATGCCTTTGCCTGCCGGGGCTCTCCCTCGGTGTGTTCGGGCTCAGCGCCTTGTGCCTCTCGCTTTTTACCGGCGTCGTGTCGGCCAGCGTCGCCCCCGGCCGCTGGAACCGGCACCGCGTATTCGTCATTCTGACCCTGCCGCTCTACTGGCCGCTGCAGACCCTCGCCATGGTGCGCGCCCTGTGGAGTCTCTCCCGCACGCCGCACTATTGGGCCAAGACACCGCATATCTGA